The following coding sequences are from one Nicotiana tomentosiformis chromosome 3, ASM39032v3, whole genome shotgun sequence window:
- the LOC138907507 gene encoding uncharacterized protein, with amino-acid sequence MMQDFPNRDSGGMTQPANSATGSSMLVHPSGRESQSSAGRGRGKGRGFSSGGNQNRNYALAGRQDQESSPDVMTGMLTICSHDAYTLIDPGSNLSCITPLVARKFGIVPEILSDPFAVSTPVRESIIARRFYRGCTVSVCGRLRWI; translated from the coding sequence ATGATGCAAGAtttcccaaatagagattctgggggtatgaCGCAACCAGCgaattcagcaacaggatcatctatgctcgtgcatccttcagggcgtgagtctcagtcttcggctggtagaggtcgaggcaaagGTAGAGGTTTTAGTTCAGGTGGTAACCAGAATCGTaactatgctttagcgggtcgacaggaccaggaatCCTCACCAGACGTTATGACAGGTATgctgaccatttgctctcacgatgcttataccttgatagacccaggatctaatTTATCGTGTATTACACCacttgtcgcgaggaagtttggtatagtgcctgaaatactaagtgatccttttgcggtatctacaccggtcagagaatcgattattgctagacggttttaccgaggttgtacggtatcAGTTTGTGGTCGGCTAAGGTGGATCTAA